One window of Pseudomonas sp. FP198 genomic DNA carries:
- the tauC gene encoding taurine ABC transporter permease TauC has product MSSYEVPAVASDAVAARPPVLARRTLSTRWISGLTLVVLLLVWWAVTASGMIEPLFLPPPSAVLQKGWLLATSGYMDSTLWQHLGASLGRIGLGLLFAVLTAVPVGIAIGANRIARGVLDPLIEFYRPIPPLAYLPLIVIWCGIGELSKVLLIYLAIFAPIAIATATGVRTVDPAKLRAAQSLGATRAQLIRHVIVPSALPDILTGIRIGLGVGWSTLVAAELIAATSGLGFMVQSAAQFLVTDVVVLGILMIALIAFAMEMGLRALQRKLVPWHGQAH; this is encoded by the coding sequence ATGAGCAGCTATGAAGTTCCAGCCGTGGCCAGCGACGCCGTGGCCGCCCGCCCTCCAGTCCTCGCGCGCCGTACCCTGAGCACGCGATGGATCAGCGGCCTGACGCTGGTGGTGCTGCTGTTGGTCTGGTGGGCCGTTACCGCCAGCGGCATGATCGAACCGCTATTCCTGCCGCCGCCCTCCGCCGTGCTGCAAAAAGGCTGGCTGCTGGCTACCAGCGGCTACATGGACTCCACACTCTGGCAGCACCTCGGCGCAAGCCTCGGGCGGATTGGCCTGGGCCTGCTGTTCGCGGTGTTGACGGCGGTGCCGGTGGGTATCGCCATCGGTGCCAACCGTATCGCCCGTGGCGTACTCGATCCGCTGATCGAGTTCTACCGACCGATTCCACCCCTGGCTTACCTGCCGCTGATCGTGATCTGGTGCGGCATCGGTGAGCTGTCGAAAGTCCTGCTGATCTACCTGGCGATTTTCGCCCCGATCGCCATCGCCACTGCAACCGGCGTGCGCACCGTCGACCCGGCCAAACTGCGCGCAGCCCAATCGCTGGGGGCCACGCGGGCGCAACTGATTCGCCATGTGATCGTACCCAGCGCCCTGCCCGACATCCTCACCGGTATCCGCATCGGCCTGGGCGTGGGCTGGTCGACGCTGGTCGCCGCCGAACTGATCGCGGCCACCAGCGGCCTGGGGTTCATGGTGCAGTCGGCGGCGCAGTTCCTGGTCACCGATGTGGTGGTGCTGGGGATCCTGATGATTGCGCTGATCGCCTTCGCCATGGAAATGGGCCTGCGCGCCCTGCAACGCAAACTGGTGCCGTGGCACGGCCAGGCCCACTGA
- the mgrA gene encoding L-glyceraldehyde 3-phosphate reductase: MTYTAAQNRYESIPYRRVGRSGLVLPALSLGLWHNFGDSTPIDTQRALLRTAFDLGINHFDLANNYGPPYGSAEINFGRLLREDFQQYRDELIISSKAGWDMWPGPYGQGGGSRKYVLASLDQSLQRLGLDYVDIFYSHRFDPDTPLEETASALATAVQQGKALYIGISSYSGVKTREMAALLQEWKVPLLIHQPAYNLLNRWVEKDLLDATEELGTGVIAFTPLAQGLLTDKYLKGIPADARVNRPGGGSLQASHLSEENIAHVRALNEIAQRRGQSLAQMALAWTLRDPRVTSALIGASRPEQIVENVGALQNLEFSAEELAEIDRFAQEGGINLWEKPSTAE; encoded by the coding sequence ATGACCTACACCGCTGCGCAAAACCGCTACGAATCCATCCCTTACCGCCGCGTCGGGCGCAGCGGGCTGGTACTGCCGGCCTTGTCACTCGGCTTGTGGCACAACTTCGGCGACAGCACGCCGATCGACACTCAGCGGGCCTTGTTGCGCACGGCATTCGACCTGGGTATCAACCACTTCGACCTGGCCAACAACTACGGCCCGCCCTACGGCAGCGCCGAAATCAATTTCGGCCGGTTGCTGCGTGAAGATTTCCAGCAATACCGCGACGAACTGATCATCTCCAGCAAGGCCGGCTGGGACATGTGGCCAGGCCCTTATGGCCAGGGCGGCGGTTCGCGCAAATACGTGCTGGCCAGCCTTGACCAGAGCCTTCAGCGCCTCGGTCTCGACTACGTGGACATCTTCTACTCCCACCGTTTCGATCCCGACACGCCGCTGGAAGAAACCGCCAGCGCCCTGGCCACCGCCGTGCAGCAGGGCAAGGCCCTGTACATTGGCATTTCTTCCTATTCGGGCGTGAAGACCCGGGAAATGGCGGCGCTGCTCCAGGAATGGAAAGTGCCGCTGTTGATCCATCAGCCGGCCTACAACCTGCTCAACCGTTGGGTCGAGAAGGACTTGCTGGACGCCACCGAGGAACTGGGCACCGGCGTGATCGCCTTCACGCCGCTGGCGCAGGGCCTGCTGACCGACAAATACCTCAAGGGCATTCCCGCCGATGCGCGGGTCAATCGCCCGGGCGGCGGTTCGTTGCAGGCCTCGCATCTGTCAGAGGAAAACATCGCCCACGTACGCGCCCTCAACGAGATCGCCCAGCGTCGCGGTCAAAGCCTGGCGCAAATGGCCCTGGCCTGGACATTGCGCGATCCGCGTGTCACCTCGGCCCTGATCGGCGCCAGCCGACCGGAGCAGATCGTCGAGAACGTCGGAGCGCTGCAGAATCTCGAGTTCAGCGCCGAAGAACTGGCCGAGATTGACCGGTTTGCCCAAGAGGGCGGGATCAACCTGTGGGAGAAACCTTCTACAGCTGAGTAA
- the tauA gene encoding taurine ABC transporter substrate-binding protein encodes MSLRFPLRLLAAASLAAASLFAQAADLTVAYQTTVDPAKVAQADGAYEKATQARINWRKFDNGADIIAAIASGDVQIGYLGSSPLTAAITRKVPVETFLIATQIGAAEALVARDGSGIKTPQDLIGKKIAVPFVSTGHYSLLAALKHWNIDPSKVTVLNLAPPAIIAAWKRGDIDATYVWDPALGVAKENGKVLITSAELAQFGAPTFDAWIVRKDFAQKHPEIVTAFAKVTLDAYAQYRKDPQAWLADASNIDKLVKLSGAKASDIPLLLQGNVFPLAADQVVSLGAPTTQAITNTAAFLKEQGKVEAVLPDYAPYVSAKYITR; translated from the coding sequence ATGTCTTTGCGTTTCCCCCTTCGCCTTCTCGCGGCCGCCTCCCTGGCCGCGGCGAGCCTTTTCGCCCAGGCGGCCGACCTGACCGTGGCCTATCAGACCACCGTCGACCCGGCCAAAGTCGCCCAGGCCGACGGCGCTTATGAGAAAGCCACCCAGGCCAGGATCAACTGGCGAAAATTCGATAACGGCGCCGACATCATCGCCGCCATCGCCTCGGGCGACGTACAGATCGGCTACCTGGGCTCCAGCCCGCTGACCGCCGCCATCACCCGCAAGGTTCCGGTGGAAACCTTCCTTATCGCCACCCAGATCGGCGCCGCCGAAGCCTTGGTTGCCCGTGATGGCTCCGGCATCAAGACCCCGCAGGACCTGATCGGCAAGAAAATCGCCGTGCCGTTTGTTTCCACCGGCCATTACAGCCTGCTCGCCGCGCTGAAACACTGGAATATCGACCCGTCGAAAGTCACCGTGCTCAACCTCGCGCCACCGGCCATTATCGCTGCCTGGAAGCGCGGCGACATCGACGCCACCTACGTCTGGGACCCGGCCCTGGGCGTGGCCAAGGAAAACGGCAAGGTGTTGATCACCTCCGCTGAACTGGCCCAGTTCGGCGCGCCAACCTTCGACGCCTGGATCGTGCGCAAGGACTTCGCCCAGAAGCATCCCGAGATCGTCACGGCTTTCGCCAAGGTCACCCTGGATGCCTACGCCCAGTACCGCAAGGACCCGCAAGCCTGGCTGGCCGACGCATCGAACATCGACAAGCTGGTGAAACTCTCCGGCGCCAAGGCCAGCGACATCCCATTGCTGTTGCAAGGCAACGTATTCCCGTTGGCCGCCGACCAGGTGGTCAGCCTCGGTGCCCCAACCACCCAGGCCATCACCAACACCGCCGCGTTCCTCAAGGAGCAAGGCAAGGTTGAAGCCGTGCTGCCGGACTACGCGCCATACGTCAGCGCCAAATACATTACCCGCTGA
- the tauD gene encoding taurine dioxygenase: MSRPTVTPLSVALGAQISGIDISQPLAPEDRDAIEQALLEYQVLFFRDQPIEPAQQARFAAYFGDLHIHPIYPNVPEQPEVLVLDTAVTDVRDNAVWHTDVTFLPTPAMGAVLSAKLLPAFGGDTLWASGIAAYEALSAPLKSLLAGLTATHDFTRSFPLERFGNTAQDRLRWEEARRKNPPLSHPVIRTHPVSGRRALFVNEGFTTRINELSETESEAILKLLFAHATRPEFTVRWRWQANDVAFWDNRVTQHFAVDDYRPNRRVMHRATVLGDAPFFR, encoded by the coding sequence ATGAGCCGTCCAACCGTTACCCCCCTGAGCGTTGCCCTCGGCGCGCAGATCAGCGGGATCGATATCAGCCAGCCACTGGCGCCGGAAGACCGTGACGCCATCGAGCAGGCACTGCTCGAATATCAGGTGCTGTTCTTCCGCGACCAGCCGATCGAACCCGCGCAACAGGCCCGTTTCGCCGCGTACTTTGGCGACCTGCACATCCACCCGATCTACCCCAACGTGCCGGAGCAGCCCGAAGTGCTGGTGCTCGACACGGCCGTCACCGATGTGCGCGACAACGCGGTGTGGCACACCGACGTGACCTTCCTGCCGACCCCGGCCATGGGCGCGGTACTCAGCGCCAAGCTGCTGCCGGCATTCGGCGGCGATACGTTGTGGGCCAGCGGCATCGCGGCCTACGAAGCCTTGTCGGCACCGTTGAAAAGCCTGTTGGCGGGCCTGACGGCGACCCACGACTTTACCCGTTCGTTTCCGCTCGAGCGCTTTGGCAACACGGCGCAAGACCGGCTACGTTGGGAAGAAGCACGGCGCAAGAATCCACCGCTGTCGCATCCGGTGATTCGCACTCATCCGGTGAGCGGCCGCCGCGCGCTGTTCGTCAACGAAGGCTTCACTACGCGCATCAACGAGCTGTCGGAAACCGAAAGCGAGGCGATCCTGAAATTGCTGTTTGCCCATGCGACGCGTCCGGAGTTCACCGTTCGCTGGCGCTGGCAGGCCAACGACGTGGCCTTCTGGGACAACCGCGTGACGCAGCATTTCGCCGTGGACGACTACCGCCCCAACCGGCGGGTGATGCACCGGGCGACAGTGTTGGGGGATGCGCCGTTTTTCAGGTGA
- the betT gene encoding choline transporter BetT, which yields MNPPVFYFAATFILMFGLVVIAVPEQAGAWLLAAQNWAANTVGWYYMLAMTLYLVFVVVTALSGYGKIKLGADHDEPEFSYLSWAGMLFAAGISITLFFFCVSEPLTHLVQPPQGEAGTADAARQAMQILFLHWGLHGWGVFAFVGMALAYFAYRHNLPLALRSALYPLIGKRINGPIGYAVDGFGIIATVFGLGADMGFGVLHLNSGLDYLFGIAHTQWIQVGLIVLMMGAAIIVAVAGVDKGVRVMSDINMLLACALLLFVLFAGPTQHLLNTLIQNLGDYLGALPMKSFDLYAYNEPSDWLGGWTVFYWAWWIAWSPFVGLFIARISRGRTIREFVFGVLLIPLGFTLAWMSIFGNSAIDQVLNHGMSALGMSALDNPSMSLYLLLETYPWSKTVIAVTVFISFVFFVTSADSGTVVLSTLSAKGGSPDEDGPKWLRVFWGAMTALVTSALLFSGSIDALKSAVVLTSLPFSLILLLMMWGLHKAFYLESQKQIAQLHSLAPVSGSRRGTGGWRQRLSQAVHFPSRDEVYRFLDTTVRPAIEEVKAVFAEKGLTVMTQPDPANDSVSLEIGHGEQHPFIYQVQMRGYFTPSFARGGMGSKQINNRRYYRAEVHLSEGSQDYDLVGYSKEQVINDILDQYERHMQFLHLVR from the coding sequence ATGAATCCGCCGGTGTTTTATTTCGCCGCGACCTTCATCCTGATGTTCGGCCTGGTCGTCATTGCCGTGCCGGAGCAGGCCGGCGCCTGGTTGCTGGCCGCGCAGAACTGGGCGGCCAATACGGTCGGCTGGTATTACATGCTGGCGATGACCCTGTATCTGGTCTTCGTGGTGGTCACCGCCTTGTCCGGCTACGGCAAGATCAAGCTCGGTGCCGACCACGACGAGCCCGAGTTCAGCTACCTGTCCTGGGCCGGCATGTTGTTCGCCGCCGGGATCAGCATCACCTTGTTTTTCTTCTGCGTTTCCGAGCCCCTGACCCATCTGGTCCAGCCGCCCCAGGGCGAAGCCGGCACCGCCGATGCGGCGCGCCAGGCGATGCAGATCCTGTTCCTGCACTGGGGTTTGCACGGCTGGGGTGTGTTCGCTTTCGTTGGCATGGCCCTGGCGTACTTCGCCTATCGGCACAACCTGCCGCTGGCCTTGCGGTCGGCGTTGTACCCGCTGATCGGCAAGCGCATCAACGGGCCGATCGGTTATGCGGTGGACGGTTTCGGCATCATCGCGACCGTGTTCGGCCTTGGCGCGGATATGGGCTTTGGCGTGCTGCACCTCAATTCCGGTCTGGATTACCTGTTCGGCATCGCTCACACCCAGTGGATCCAGGTCGGGCTGATCGTGCTGATGATGGGCGCGGCAATCATTGTCGCCGTTGCCGGCGTCGACAAGGGCGTACGCGTCATGTCCGATATCAACATGCTGCTGGCGTGCGCGCTGTTGCTGTTTGTGCTGTTCGCCGGACCGACCCAGCATCTGCTCAATACGCTTATCCAGAATCTCGGCGATTACCTCGGCGCCCTGCCGATGAAGAGTTTCGACCTGTATGCCTACAACGAGCCCAGCGACTGGCTGGGCGGTTGGACGGTGTTCTACTGGGCGTGGTGGATCGCCTGGTCACCGTTCGTGGGGCTGTTCATCGCACGCATATCCCGTGGCCGGACGATCCGTGAATTCGTGTTCGGCGTGCTGCTGATCCCCCTGGGTTTCACCCTGGCGTGGATGTCGATTTTCGGTAACAGCGCCATCGACCAGGTCCTGAACCATGGCATGAGCGCCCTGGGCATGTCGGCCCTGGACAACCCGTCGATGAGCCTTTACCTGCTGCTGGAAACCTACCCGTGGAGCAAGACGGTAATAGCGGTCACGGTGTTCATCAGCTTCGTGTTTTTTGTCACGTCCGCCGACTCCGGCACCGTGGTGCTGTCGACGTTGTCGGCCAAGGGCGGCAGCCCCGATGAGGATGGGCCGAAATGGCTGCGGGTGTTCTGGGGCGCGATGACTGCCCTGGTGACCAGTGCCTTGCTGTTCTCCGGCAGCATCGATGCCTTGAAGTCGGCCGTGGTGCTGACGTCCTTGCCGTTCTCGCTGATTCTGCTGCTGATGATGTGGGGCCTGCACAAGGCGTTCTACCTGGAGTCGCAGAAGCAGATCGCGCAGTTGCATTCCCTCGCGCCGGTGTCGGGCTCCCGGCGGGGCACTGGCGGCTGGCGCCAGCGCTTGAGCCAGGCGGTACATTTTCCTTCCCGCGACGAGGTGTATCGCTTCCTCGATACCACGGTGCGCCCGGCTATCGAGGAGGTGAAGGCGGTATTCGCCGAAAAGGGTCTGACGGTGATGACCCAGCCAGACCCGGCCAACGACAGCGTCAGCCTGGAGATCGGCCACGGCGAACAGCATCCGTTCATCTACCAGGTGCAGATGCGGGGTTACTTCACGCCGTCCTTCGCCCGGGGTGGCATGGGCTCCAAACAGATCAACAATCGTCGCTACTACCGCGCCGAAGTACACCTGAGCGAGGGCAGCCAGGACTATGACCTGGTGGGGTATTCCAAGGAGCAGGTCATCAACGACATCCTCGACCAGTACGAGCGGCACATGCAGTTTCTGCATCTGGTGCGCTGA
- a CDS encoding type II toxin-antitoxin system HicB family antitoxin produces the protein MKFPVVLHKDADSEYGVTVPDVPGCFSAGSTVSQAFENVREALSLHYEGLIADGEPLPKIHEIDDHLDDPQYAGGIWGVVEFDVTPYFGKSVRFNATLPEQLLERIDQTVRRDQRYSSRSGFLAAAALRELST, from the coding sequence ATGAAATTTCCGGTCGTTCTGCACAAGGATGCCGATTCCGAATACGGCGTGACGGTCCCGGATGTGCCGGGTTGTTTTTCCGCAGGCAGTACGGTGAGCCAGGCATTCGAAAATGTGAGAGAAGCGCTCTCGTTGCACTATGAAGGCCTGATAGCCGACGGCGAACCGCTGCCAAAGATCCATGAAATTGACGATCATCTCGACGATCCGCAATACGCCGGGGGGATATGGGGCGTGGTTGAGTTTGATGTCACGCCCTATTTCGGAAAGTCGGTGCGGTTCAACGCCACACTGCCCGAGCAATTGCTTGAGCGTATCGATCAAACCGTGCGACGAGACCAGCGTTACAGCTCGCGTTCGGGTTTTCTGGCAGCAGCGGCCTTGCGCGAACTTTCGACCTGA
- a CDS encoding SDR family oxidoreductase produces the protein MTAQNAKVAIVTGASRGIGAQIARQLASDGFAVAINFASSATEASQLAVQLRQAGHPAIAVKADVSVAADVSRMFDEVEAQLGRVDVLINNAGILQVMPLAQHSDELFDRTFAINTRGTFNTLREAATRLNDGGRIVNFSSSTVGMNLPGYSVYIASKAAVESLTQVFAKELRGRQITVNAVAPGPVATELFMQGKSEEQVQHYAKMPPLERLGQPEDIASIVSFLVSPAAGWVNGQILRANGGLV, from the coding sequence ATGACTGCTCAAAACGCCAAAGTCGCCATCGTCACCGGTGCCTCCCGTGGGATCGGCGCGCAGATAGCCAGGCAATTGGCGAGCGACGGGTTTGCCGTCGCCATCAACTTTGCCAGCAGCGCCACCGAGGCCTCGCAGCTGGCGGTGCAGTTGCGTCAGGCCGGGCACCCGGCCATAGCGGTGAAGGCCGACGTGTCGGTTGCCGCCGACGTCAGCCGGATGTTCGATGAAGTCGAAGCGCAACTGGGCAGGGTCGATGTGTTGATCAACAACGCCGGCATCCTCCAGGTCATGCCGTTGGCGCAGCACAGCGATGAGCTGTTCGACCGCACGTTCGCCATCAACACCCGTGGCACTTTCAACACCCTGCGCGAGGCCGCGACCCGGCTGAACGATGGCGGCCGCATCGTGAATTTTTCCAGCAGTACCGTGGGCATGAACCTGCCGGGCTACTCGGTGTACATCGCCAGCAAGGCCGCGGTGGAATCCCTGACCCAGGTGTTTGCCAAGGAACTGCGCGGTCGCCAGATCACCGTCAACGCCGTGGCCCCGGGGCCGGTCGCCACCGAGCTGTTCATGCAGGGCAAAAGCGAAGAGCAGGTCCAGCACTATGCCAAGATGCCGCCCCTGGAACGCCTCGGCCAGCCGGAAGACATCGCCAGCATCGTGTCATTCCTGGTAAGCCCGGCCGCTGGTTGGGTGAACGGCCAGATCCTGCGGGCTAACGGAGGGCTGGTCTGA
- a CDS encoding LysR family transcriptional regulator: MDQVKAMKVFVRIYERSSFTLAAEDLNMPRATLTHTLNQFEAWLGVRLLERSTRRVRPTLDGEAYYPRCVQLLAELEEAELAFRGVAPKGKLRVDLHGTQARYFVIPALPQFMTRYPDIELFISEADRFVDLIAEGVDCVVRSGTLADSSLIGRRVANLRQITCASPAYLRQYGEPKSLEDLKQHRAVNYVSRTTAKLYPFEFMVDGELKEVSIGGTLSVSGAEIYAASAIAGMGLIQCPYYRMEEPIRQGLIREVLAATPPPSMPVSVVYPHNRHMSPRVRVFVDWVAEVFAQAR; this comes from the coding sequence ATGGACCAGGTCAAGGCGATGAAGGTGTTTGTCCGCATTTACGAACGCAGCAGCTTCACCCTGGCTGCCGAAGACCTGAACATGCCCCGGGCCACGCTGACCCACACCCTCAATCAATTCGAAGCCTGGCTGGGTGTCCGTCTGCTGGAGCGCAGCACACGCAGGGTGCGTCCGACCCTCGATGGCGAGGCCTACTACCCGCGTTGCGTGCAATTGCTGGCGGAACTCGAAGAAGCCGAGCTGGCGTTTCGCGGCGTGGCGCCCAAAGGCAAGTTGAGGGTGGACCTGCATGGAACCCAGGCGCGGTATTTCGTGATCCCCGCGTTGCCGCAATTCATGACCCGCTACCCGGATATCGAATTGTTTATCAGTGAAGCGGACCGCTTCGTCGACCTGATCGCCGAGGGCGTCGATTGTGTCGTGCGCTCCGGTACGTTGGCGGATTCGTCGTTGATCGGCCGGCGTGTCGCCAATCTTCGCCAGATCACCTGTGCCAGCCCCGCTTACCTGCGCCAATACGGTGAGCCGAAAAGCCTGGAGGATCTCAAGCAGCACAGGGCGGTGAACTACGTCTCGCGCACCACCGCCAAGCTTTATCCATTCGAATTCATGGTCGACGGCGAGCTCAAGGAGGTTTCGATCGGGGGCACGTTGTCGGTGTCCGGGGCAGAAATCTATGCGGCGTCGGCGATCGCCGGCATGGGCCTGATCCAATGCCCGTATTACCGAATGGAGGAGCCGATCCGCCAAGGCCTGATCCGCGAAGTGCTCGCCGCGACGCCTCCACCGTCGATGCCGGTGTCGGTGGTTTATCCACACAACCGACACATGTCACCGCGGGTACGGGTGTTCGTGGATTGGGTGGCGGAGGTGTTTGCGCAGGCGCGATGA
- a CDS encoding type II toxin-antitoxin system HicA family toxin: MRSREMIRKIEEDGWYLVAVKGSHHQYKHAFKAGRVTIKHPDADLPRGTINSILKQAGLK, encoded by the coding sequence ATGCGAAGCCGGGAAATGATCAGGAAGATTGAGGAGGATGGTTGGTATCTGGTGGCGGTCAAGGGTAGTCATCATCAGTATAAACACGCTTTCAAGGCTGGGAGGGTGACGATCAAGCACCCTGACGCCGATCTGCCCAGAGGCACGATCAATAGCATTTTGAAACAGGCGGGCCTGAAATGA
- the gshA gene encoding glutamate--cysteine ligase: protein MSDLLNRRLALLGERANLSLLEQCLHGIERECLRVTGDGRLAQTPHPESLGSALTNEQITTDYSESLLEFITPALANPADTLHSLDRIHRFVYSKLGDEYLWSPSMPCPLPAEEDIPIAYYGTSNIGRLKYVYRKGLALRYGKTMQCIAGIHYNFSLPEKLWPLLRQDEASEVSDRDFQSSAYIALIRNFRRYSWLLMYLFGASPALDAGFLRGRPHQLEQLDPDTLYLPYATSLRMSDLGYQSNAQAGLTPCYNDLASYTDSLRKAVATPYAPYVDVGTHQNGEWVQLNTNILQIENEYYSNIRPKRVTYTGERPIQALMARGIQYVEVRCLDINPFLPMGIDLTESRFLDAFLLYCGLNDSPQLENNECSNATSNFLTVVKEGRKPGLQLQRQGQPVDMQAWALELLEKIAPLAALLDQGQGGEAHRQALDAQRAKVRDPSLTPSAQVLAAMAEHGESFAEFSLRQSKAHAEFFRAEPLSTEEQVTFENTARQSLVQQTELEQNEVGDFDVFVGSYQASILAISN from the coding sequence TTGAGCGACCTTTTAAACCGCCGCCTGGCCCTGCTCGGCGAGCGCGCCAACCTCTCCCTGCTCGAGCAGTGCCTGCACGGTATCGAACGTGAATGCCTGCGCGTCACGGGCGACGGGCGCCTGGCGCAGACCCCGCATCCCGAATCCCTGGGCTCGGCGCTGACCAACGAACAGATCACTACTGACTATTCCGAGTCGCTGCTGGAGTTCATCACGCCGGCCCTGGCCAACCCGGCCGACACCCTGCACAGCCTCGACAGGATCCACCGGTTTGTCTACAGCAAGCTCGGCGACGAGTACCTGTGGAGCCCTTCGATGCCGTGTCCGCTGCCGGCCGAGGAAGACATTCCGATCGCCTACTACGGCACCTCGAATATCGGTCGACTCAAGTATGTCTATCGCAAGGGCCTGGCCCTGCGCTACGGCAAGACCATGCAATGCATCGCCGGGATCCACTACAATTTCTCCCTCCCGGAAAAGCTCTGGCCCCTGCTGCGCCAGGACGAGGCCAGCGAGGTGAGCGACCGCGACTTCCAGTCCTCGGCCTACATCGCGCTGATCCGTAATTTCCGCCGCTACAGCTGGTTGCTGATGTACCTGTTCGGCGCCTCGCCGGCCCTGGACGCAGGTTTCCTGCGCGGCCGTCCGCACCAGTTGGAGCAACTGGACCCGGACACCTTGTACCTGCCCTATGCCACCAGCCTGCGCATGAGCGACCTGGGTTACCAGAGCAACGCCCAAGCCGGCCTGACACCTTGCTATAACGACCTGGCGAGCTACACCGACAGCCTGCGCAAAGCCGTGGCAACCCCCTATGCACCTTATGTCGACGTCGGTACTCACCAGAACGGCGAATGGGTGCAGCTCAACACCAACATCCTGCAGATCGAAAACGAGTACTACTCCAACATCCGCCCCAAGCGCGTGACCTACACCGGCGAGCGGCCGATCCAGGCGCTGATGGCCCGGGGAATCCAGTACGTCGAAGTGCGCTGCCTGGACATCAACCCGTTCCTGCCAATGGGCATCGACCTGACCGAGTCGCGCTTCCTCGATGCGTTCCTGTTGTACTGCGGCCTCAACGACAGCCCGCAGCTGGAAAACAACGAGTGCAGCAACGCCACGAGCAACTTCCTGACCGTGGTCAAGGAAGGCCGCAAGCCTGGCCTGCAATTGCAACGCCAGGGCCAACCCGTGGATATGCAGGCCTGGGCCCTGGAATTGCTGGAAAAAATCGCTCCGCTGGCGGCGTTGCTTGACCAGGGCCAGGGTGGCGAGGCACACCGTCAGGCACTGGATGCGCAACGGGCCAAGGTTCGCGACCCGTCCTTGACGCCATCCGCCCAGGTGCTGGCCGCCATGGCCGAGCACGGGGAGAGCTTCGCCGAGTTCTCCCTGCGCCAGAGCAAGGCCCACGCCGAATTCTTCCGCGCCGAGCCGTTGTCGACCGAGGAACAGGTCACCTTCGAGAACACCGCACGCCAGTCGCTGGTCCAGCAAACCGAGCTGGAGCAGAACGAAGTCGGCGATTTCGACGTGTTCGTGGGTTCGTATCAGGCGAGCATTCTGGCGATCAGTAACTGA
- the tauB gene encoding taurine ABC transporter ATP-binding subunit: protein MALLQLERISAQYPGATKPVLADISLTLGPQQLLVALGPSGSGKTSLLNLIAGFVEPSAGQITLDGVPVRGPGAERGVVFQDDALLPWQDVLANVGFGLELAGVAREKREARAREMLALVDLAGFEKRRVWQLSGGQKQRVGLARALAADPRLLLMDEPFGALDAFTREQMQELLLQVWQRTAKPVFLITHDIEEAVFLATDLILLAPDPGQIVERLSLDFGRRYGAGESARSIKSDPRFIETREHVLAKVFSQRSATRQQERA from the coding sequence ATGGCCTTGCTACAGCTGGAGCGCATCAGCGCACAGTACCCCGGCGCAACGAAACCGGTACTGGCGGATATTTCGTTGACCCTGGGCCCGCAGCAGTTGCTGGTTGCCCTCGGCCCCTCCGGCAGTGGCAAGACTTCGCTGCTCAACCTGATTGCCGGGTTCGTGGAACCCAGCGCCGGACAGATTACTCTGGACGGTGTTCCCGTCAGGGGCCCGGGTGCCGAGCGCGGCGTAGTGTTCCAGGACGATGCGCTGTTGCCCTGGCAAGACGTGTTGGCGAACGTCGGGTTCGGCCTGGAACTGGCGGGAGTTGCCAGAGAGAAACGCGAGGCTCGCGCTCGGGAAATGCTCGCCCTGGTGGACCTGGCCGGTTTCGAAAAGCGCCGTGTCTGGCAGCTGTCGGGCGGTCAGAAGCAACGCGTCGGACTGGCCCGCGCGCTGGCGGCCGATCCACGGCTATTGCTGATGGACGAACCTTTCGGCGCCCTGGACGCGTTCACCCGTGAACAGATGCAGGAACTGCTGCTGCAAGTCTGGCAACGTACCGCCAAACCGGTGTTCCTGATTACTCATGACATTGAAGAGGCGGTATTCCTTGCCACCGACCTGATCCTGCTGGCGCCCGATCCGGGGCAGATCGTCGAGCGCCTGAGCCTGGATTTCGGGCGTCGCTACGGCGCGGGGGAATCGGCGCGGTCGATCAAGTCCGACCCGCGCTTCATCGAAACCCGCGAGCATGTGCTTGCAAAAGTGTTCTCCCAACGCAGCGCCACTCGGCAACAGGAGCGCGCATGA